One Spinacia oleracea cultivar Varoflay chromosome 4, BTI_SOV_V1, whole genome shotgun sequence DNA segment encodes these proteins:
- the LOC110803521 gene encoding uncharacterized protein, translating to MTEHADSVDDEFRPPDPIEMHPVSSPVQIDLDDIQDEVDFWNSSIICYIIGANPPIHVMEGFIRRFWKNFNVDKVVLVKKGIYLVRFLTMDMRDKVTSGHFFFDSKPMIVKPWSVDMDMEKEEIKSVPIWIQLSLNFKYWGEKSLFKIVSQLGKPIKRDTTTVSRDKLQYARVLVDMPITQKLPDQVSFMNEHSELVQVPITYEWRPTVCDNCKLVGHSTIECRKGNTKRIWVQKKQQVQNHTEVVAPEVDQEGF from the coding sequence ATGACTGAACATGCTGATAgtgttgatgatgaatttaggcCACCTGATCCAATTGAAATGCATCCTGTTTCTAGCCCTGTACAGATTGATCTTGATGATATACAGGATGAGGTGGATTTTTGGAATTCTTCCATAATATGCTATATAATTGGTGCTAATCCCCCAATACATGTTATGGAAGGGTTTATTAGGAGATTCTGGAAGAACTTTAATGTTGATAAGGTGGTGTTGGTGAAAAAGGGAATCTACTTAGTGAGATTTCTGACTATGGACATGAGAGACAAAGTCACTTCTGGCCATTTTTTCTTTGACAGCAAACCTATGATAGTGAAACCTTGGAGTGTTGATATGGATATGGAGAAGGAAGAGATCAAATCTGTTCCCATCTGGATTCAGTTGAGTCTGAATTTTAAGTATTGGGGTGAAAAATCTCTTTTCAAAATTGTGAGTCAGTTAGGCAAACCAATTAAGAGGGATACAACCACTGTGAGTAGGGATAAACTTCAGTATGCTAGGGTGTTGGTTGATATGCCAATCACACAAAAGCTTCCTGATCAAGTTTCATTTATGAATGAGCATAGTGAGCTGGTTCAGGTACCTATCACCTATGAGTGGAGACCAACTGTTTGTGATAATTGCAAACTTGTTGGACATTCAACCATTGAGTGTAGGAAGGGGAACACTAAGAGAATATGGGTGCAGAAAAAACAACAAGTTCAGAATCACACAGAAGTGGTGGCACCAGAGGTGGATCAGGAGGGGTTTTAG
- the LOC110803520 gene encoding uncharacterized protein: protein MMVVTVLAVLLSWIGKMTLRRVAQEEGTLLNLMDRILSWNVRGINLAQKQDTVKHFLHKYHVGLVGLLEHKVNLPNLGKLYQRVSQIGVSLVMQVIIMVAELFWLGIQEAFLSNREVLWKDLKALNTQDPWILCGDFNYVMSTDERVGSPVRNAEIMDICDCMHFCSMEDIKSVGNFYTWNNKQHGAARVFSKIDRIMANPKWLGVYSSAEVCFMNEGCFDHSPGLLTVYPRDTGGKKPFKYFTMWKSAPQFLTLIQEQWSGTVQGSKMFGVVHKLKKVKLVLKELNRKGFSDVQAADLQAYHDMIAAQTSMHLDPADQSLADAELSAVQNYKNKHQAYLEFLKQKAKASWIRDGDENTSLFH from the exons ATGATGGTGGTCACAGTGCTTGCAGTACTGCTGAGTTGGATAGGGAAGATGACATTGAGGAGGGTAGCACAGGAAGAGGGAACTCTTCTAAATCTTATGGATAGGATATTATCATGGAATGTTAGGGGTATCAACCTAGCTCAGAAACAGGATACTGTGAAGCATTTTCTTCATAAATATCATGTGGGGTTAGTTGGTCTCCTAGAGCATAAGGTTAATCTTCCTAACTTAGGGAAGCTTTACCAAAGAGTTTCCCAAATTGGTGTTTCTCTAGTAATGCAAGTTATCATAATGGTGGCAGAATTATTTTGGCTTGGAATCCAGGAAGCTTTTCT CTCTAATAGAGAAGTGTTGTGGAAAGATTTGAAAGCTTTAAACACACAAGATCCCTGGATCTTGTGTGGAGATTTCAATTATGTTATGAGTACTGATGAGAGAGTTGGATCCCCTGTTAGGAATGCTGAAATAATGGATATTTGTGATTGTATGCATTTCTGTAGTATGGAAGATATTAAGAGTGTGGGTAATTTCTACACTTGGAATAATAAACAGCATGGTGCAGCTAGAgttttttctaaaattgataGAATAATGGCTAATCCTAAGTGGTTAGGTGTTTATAGCTCAGCTgaagtgtgttttatgaatgagGGTTGTTTTGATCATTCCCCTGGATTGTTGACTGTCTATCCTAGGGATACAGGGGGGAAAAAGCCTTTTAAGTATTTTACAATGTGGAAATCTGCTCCTCAGTTTCTGACTCTTATCCAAGAGCAATGGAGTGGTACAGTTCAAGGGAGCAAGATGTTTGGTGTTGTTCACAAACTGAAGAAGGTGAAGTTGGTTCTCAAAGAGTTGAATAGAAAGGGATTCTCTGATGTTCAAGCTGCTGATCTTCAAGCATACCATGACATGATTGCAGCTCAGACATCAATGCATCTTGATCCTGCTGATCAGAGTCTTGCTGATGCAGAACTCAGTGCAGTGCAGAATTATAAAAATAAGCATCAAGCCTATTTAGAGTTTTTGAAACAGAAGGCAAAGGCTTCATGGATTAgggatggtgatgaaaataccTCCCTCTTCCATTAG